The Tenacibaculum jejuense genome includes a window with the following:
- a CDS encoding alpha/beta fold hydrolase: MTPPITKYTKSQDINIAYQVFGSGSIDLVYIPGWVSNIDWMWSCPDLVEFLLELGKTFRVILFDKRGTGLSDRVVELSTLEERMEDITAVMDAVGSKKAVLFGHSEGGSVSALFSATYPNRVISLITFGIFAQRKQSENYPWAPSDEERQKLYHMIENNWCSGKMDLEILAPSKAKDIEFMTWLISYFRYGASPRAALKLTKMNTEVNIIAILKYIKVPTLIMQRTHDVDVKIAEGKFIAEHIKNAKFVEFTGSDHLFWLGNKEEVLLEMKNFISKNQSDFKPKKSLITLVFGQFLSSIQKNTTDKFLHEIVRNYGGSIVCSGEESFIVAFEVSGKAVKGAVALQENLKSSNIQSRIGLCMKEALRKEEVSLCKEDKDYLKLILSKVGINQVLVSQGIKYLLSGIAFEFIKETSIFNTNTQDICTFYKVERISQKPNLKKEKLSLHKLNSDSFVGDIFKIIHQHIEDDSFGIEKLSKSMGVSQRQLQRKIKELTKKSPTQLITSIRLKKAKETLISNDYTIAEVAFKFGFSTPSYFTRCFKKEFGVNPTTFQNKKNSEMVNLQFLMS; encoded by the coding sequence ATGACACCTCCTATTACAAAATACACAAAATCGCAAGATATTAACATTGCGTATCAGGTTTTCGGATCTGGTTCTATAGATCTCGTTTATATTCCAGGTTGGGTATCCAATATAGATTGGATGTGGTCTTGTCCAGATTTAGTCGAGTTTCTTTTAGAACTAGGCAAAACATTTAGAGTTATCCTTTTTGATAAACGTGGAACTGGACTTTCAGATCGGGTAGTAGAACTTTCTACTTTAGAAGAACGCATGGAAGATATTACAGCAGTAATGGATGCTGTAGGATCAAAAAAAGCTGTACTATTTGGTCATTCTGAAGGAGGAAGTGTTTCAGCGTTATTTAGTGCAACATATCCTAATCGTGTAATTTCTTTAATTACATTCGGAATTTTTGCACAGAGGAAACAATCTGAAAATTATCCTTGGGCACCAAGCGATGAAGAACGTCAAAAACTATATCATATGATTGAAAATAATTGGTGTAGTGGAAAAATGGATCTTGAAATTTTAGCACCATCAAAAGCTAAAGATATTGAGTTTATGACGTGGTTAATTAGTTATTTTAGGTATGGAGCTAGTCCTAGAGCAGCTTTAAAACTTACCAAAATGAATACAGAAGTTAACATTATTGCTATTCTAAAATATATTAAAGTGCCAACATTAATTATGCAGCGAACTCATGATGTTGATGTGAAAATAGCTGAAGGTAAATTTATAGCAGAGCATATAAAAAACGCCAAATTTGTAGAATTTACAGGATCAGATCATCTTTTTTGGTTGGGAAATAAAGAAGAAGTATTACTTGAGATGAAAAATTTTATTTCTAAAAATCAATCAGATTTCAAACCTAAAAAAAGTCTAATTACTTTGGTTTTTGGTCAATTTTTATCAAGTATACAGAAAAATACTACAGATAAATTTTTACATGAAATTGTAAGAAATTATGGTGGTTCAATTGTGTGTAGTGGAGAAGAAAGTTTTATTGTAGCTTTTGAAGTTTCTGGAAAAGCTGTAAAAGGAGCTGTAGCGTTACAAGAAAACTTGAAGAGTTCTAATATACAATCAAGAATAGGGTTATGTATGAAGGAAGCTTTAAGAAAAGAAGAAGTAAGTTTATGTAAAGAAGATAAAGATTACTTAAAATTGATTTTAAGCAAAGTAGGAATCAACCAGGTTTTGGTATCTCAAGGAATTAAATATTTATTATCAGGAATAGCATTCGAATTCATTAAAGAAACTTCTATTTTCAATACAAATACTCAAGACATTTGTACTTTTTATAAGGTTGAAAGAATTTCACAAAAACCAAATTTGAAAAAAGAAAAGTTATCGTTACATAAGCTCAATTCTGATTCTTTTGTAGGAGATATATTTAAAATTATTCATCAACATATTGAAGATGATTCTTTTGGTATTGAAAAATTGAGTAAGTCGATGGGCGTAAGTCAGCGTCAATTACAAAGGAAAATAAAAGAACTAACCAAAAAATCACCTACGCAATTAATAACTTCAATACGATTAAAGAAGGCCAAAGAAACTCTAATTTCTAATGATTACACTATTGCAGAGGTAGCTTTTAAATTTGGTTTTTCAACGCCTTCATATTTTACCAGATGTTTCAAAAAAGAGTTTGGTGTTAATCCAACAACATTCCAAAATAAAAAGAATAGTGAAATGGTAAATCTTCAGTTTTTGATGTCGTAA
- a CDS encoding LytR/AlgR family response regulator transcription factor encodes MGKDRLYFLTFVSIALAVMLSATIGVNYSVKISVNLFLESELETGKSEVKKLAYFIAPKTKDSINEITFTKRIQEVLEEVETSTTYIAVFDKEGTLVCHPQFDEVNKEVAVSRELQNMINHGTEISEIYNMLMDYDRLNYDKETINTIEVLYEKSIKNTELKLASIISLDKLLPQIIKLKRRLYTIFILMGVLVIIISFFTVRYVGSFYEKKLESKNLDLENDIINLTKLNLGVFTYQQKIALQQKEKQTDKVEVHNDNQTENQKNRLLTYKGNELIPVFFSDIAYVFTENSITYVVDKDGKKTVSNASLDEIYGNLDATLFFRANRQYIVHITNIEKIIKYGNSQLKILILNSDADILIGKNKASEFKKWLNI; translated from the coding sequence ATGGGGAAAGACAGGCTTTATTTTTTGACTTTTGTTTCAATAGCCTTGGCTGTTATGTTAAGTGCCACTATTGGAGTAAACTATAGTGTGAAAATCAGCGTGAATTTATTTTTGGAATCTGAACTTGAAACTGGAAAAAGTGAAGTTAAAAAATTAGCTTATTTCATTGCTCCTAAAACTAAAGATAGTATTAATGAAATAACATTTACCAAGAGAATTCAAGAGGTTTTAGAAGAGGTGGAAACAAGTACTACTTATATTGCTGTTTTTGATAAAGAGGGGACTTTAGTCTGTCACCCACAATTTGATGAAGTAAACAAAGAAGTAGCAGTTAGTAGGGAATTACAAAACATGATAAATCATGGAACCGAAATAAGTGAAATATATAATATGTTGATGGATTATGATAGATTGAATTACGATAAAGAAACAATAAATACTATCGAAGTTTTATATGAGAAATCAATCAAAAATACGGAACTAAAACTGGCTTCTATTATTAGTTTAGATAAACTATTACCTCAAATAATAAAATTAAAAAGACGTTTGTACACAATTTTTATATTAATGGGAGTATTAGTAATTATTATTTCCTTTTTTACGGTACGATATGTTGGGAGTTTCTACGAGAAAAAACTGGAGTCTAAAAATTTAGATTTAGAAAATGATATTATAAATCTAACTAAACTAAATCTGGGTGTATTTACTTATCAACAAAAGATAGCACTACAGCAAAAAGAAAAACAGACAGATAAAGTTGAAGTACATAATGATAATCAAACAGAAAATCAGAAAAATAGATTGTTAACTTATAAAGGAAACGAGTTAATTCCTGTGTTTTTTAGCGATATAGCTTATGTTTTTACAGAGAATTCAATAACTTATGTTGTTGATAAGGATGGGAAAAAGACTGTAAGTAATGCAAGTTTAGATGAAATTTATGGAAATTTAGATGCTACATTATTCTTTAGAGCGAATCGCCAGTATATCGTTCATATTACAAATATTGAAAAGATAATTAAATATGGTAATTCACAACTCAAAATTTTAATTCTTAATTCTGACGCAGATATATTGATTGGGAAAAATAAAGCATCAGAATTTAAAAAATGGTTGAATATTTAA
- a CDS encoding DUF3667 domain-containing protein, translating into MICISCGHDHNEKFCPNCGEKRDVQKITFQSLLKTSIHGMIEMDKGFLLNVKELFLSPKTIIEEYIQGRRKGIFNPLSYLIIITTAFIILETYLKGNGGIKVSPLIEQNHLYSLSYKTGAFIRKYLKFFWVLCIFPYAFFNRLFLKKYNFWEHLAIAAFSFGQASLIGLITFILFRITLLLNPFVYLTLFLLNYSIFYDKKNKTESILLLITSMLFYLISFLSIIVSLAYLIKHSPIN; encoded by the coding sequence ATGATTTGCATTTCATGTGGACACGATCATAATGAAAAATTTTGTCCAAATTGCGGGGAAAAAAGAGATGTACAAAAAATAACATTTCAGTCTTTATTGAAAACTTCTATCCATGGAATGATTGAAATGGACAAAGGTTTTTTATTGAACGTTAAAGAATTATTTCTTTCTCCTAAAACCATTATTGAAGAATACATACAAGGTAGAAGAAAAGGAATTTTTAATCCTCTATCTTATCTGATAATAATTACAACAGCATTTATAATTTTAGAAACATACTTAAAAGGTAATGGAGGTATTAAAGTATCTCCTTTAATAGAGCAAAATCATTTGTATAGTTTAAGTTATAAAACTGGAGCTTTTATTAGAAAATATTTAAAGTTTTTCTGGGTATTGTGTATCTTTCCCTATGCATTTTTTAATAGGTTATTTCTAAAAAAATATAATTTTTGGGAACATTTAGCCATAGCTGCATTTTCATTTGGACAAGCTAGTTTAATAGGATTAATAACTTTTATACTATTTAGAATAACTTTATTATTAAATCCTTTTGTATACCTTACTTTATTTCTTTTAAATTATAGTATTTTTTACGATAAGAAAAATAAAACCGAATCAATATTATTATTAATAACATCTATGCTCTTCTATTTAATTTCTTTTTTATCAATTATTGTAAGTTTAGCATACCTTATTAAACATTCACCAATCAACTAA
- a CDS encoding S10 family peptidase — protein sequence MKKITLLFLLVFTLKISSQDHRIPTDTTVVTYHNAMINGKKITYKAQTGTQPVFDANGATKATLFYTYYQRTDVTRSEDRPLIMSFNGGPGSASVWMHIAYTGPKTLKIDDEGNPIQPYGIKDNPYSVLDVADIVFVNPVNTGYSRPVVKKGEKVDKKYFFGVNADARYLADWLNTFVTRNNKWKAPKYIIGESYGGTRVMQLAYELQSRQWMYLNGVIMVSPADYKIIRTESSEDFAINFPYFTAAAWYHKQLPPALQQKDLLEILPESENFAINKLLPALAKGGFIGETEKNSIAEQMAYYSGIDKKVILQQNLEIPNTYFWKELLRNSSKKTIGRLDSRYLGIDRKETGTRPDYSPELVSWLHSFTPAINYYTQNILKFKTDVKYNMFGPVRPWDFSNNNARENLRKAMAENPYLQLLVQSGYYDGATTYSAAKYTMGKIDPSGKLKNRMSFKGYRSGHMMYLRKEDLKKANDDLRAFILKSSKNIGAAKY from the coding sequence ATGAAAAAAATAACGCTATTATTTCTTTTAGTTTTTACACTAAAAATTTCTTCTCAAGATCATCGAATTCCAACAGATACTACTGTTGTAACATATCACAATGCGATGATCAATGGAAAAAAAATTACATATAAAGCGCAAACTGGAACACAACCAGTATTTGATGCGAATGGAGCTACAAAAGCTACTTTGTTTTATACTTATTATCAAAGAACAGATGTTACTCGAAGCGAAGATCGACCTTTAATTATGTCGTTTAATGGCGGACCAGGTTCGGCTTCGGTTTGGATGCACATTGCTTATACAGGTCCAAAAACGTTAAAAATTGATGATGAAGGAAACCCTATTCAACCTTATGGAATTAAAGATAATCCGTATTCAGTTTTAGATGTAGCTGACATTGTTTTTGTAAATCCAGTAAATACAGGATATTCAAGACCTGTAGTTAAGAAAGGTGAAAAAGTTGATAAAAAGTATTTTTTCGGAGTTAATGCTGACGCAAGATATTTAGCTGATTGGCTAAACACTTTTGTAACTAGAAATAATAAATGGAAAGCTCCGAAATACATTATTGGTGAAAGTTATGGTGGTACTAGAGTAATGCAATTGGCTTATGAATTACAAAGTAGACAATGGATGTATTTGAATGGGGTAATTATGGTTTCTCCTGCTGATTATAAAATTATTCGAACAGAAAGTTCAGAAGATTTTGCAATCAATTTTCCTTATTTCACCGCAGCTGCTTGGTATCATAAACAATTACCTCCCGCATTACAACAAAAAGATTTACTTGAAATTCTTCCAGAATCTGAAAATTTTGCAATCAACAAATTACTTCCTGCTTTAGCTAAAGGTGGTTTTATTGGAGAAACAGAAAAAAATTCAATTGCTGAACAAATGGCATACTATTCTGGCATTGATAAAAAAGTAATCCTTCAACAGAATTTAGAAATCCCTAATACTTATTTCTGGAAAGAATTATTAAGAAATTCTTCAAAAAAGACTATTGGAAGATTAGACAGTAGATATTTGGGTATCGACAGAAAAGAAACTGGTACGCGCCCAGATTATAGTCCTGAGCTAGTGTCTTGGTTACATTCATTTACACCTGCGATAAATTATTACACACAAAATATTTTAAAATTTAAAACAGACGTAAAATACAATATGTTTGGACCTGTACGTCCTTGGGATTTTTCTAACAATAATGCTCGAGAAAATTTAAGAAAAGCTATGGCTGAAAATCCATACTTACAACTTTTAGTACAATCTGGTTATTATGATGGAGCTACAACATATAGTGCTGCGAAATACACAATGGGTAAAATTGATCCTAGTGGAAAATTAAAAAACAGAATGTCTTTTAAAGGATATCGTAGCGGACATATGATGTATTTAAGAAAAGAGGATTTAAAGAAAGCCAACGACGATTTGAGAGCTTTTATTTTAAAAAGTTCAAAAAATATTGGTGCTGCAAAATATTAA
- a CDS encoding CPBP family intramembrane glutamic endopeptidase, protein MIETFKELVAYLKNPVLEEDPNTDLQYRLKKFGHLFIISVVSIGLLTPILALIEASGLINMDNHAVVEMMENLPKIAVFFFAAVFAPLIEEVIFRGPLTIFKEKKSFKFGFYIFAILFGLVHITNYTITTNVLLLLPVLVAPQIILGGYLGFIRIRFGLGWSILLHACYNAFFISLSFAGLST, encoded by the coding sequence ATGATAGAAACTTTTAAAGAATTAGTAGCGTATTTGAAAAACCCAGTTTTAGAAGAAGATCCAAACACAGATTTACAATATAGATTAAAAAAATTTGGTCATCTTTTTATTATTAGTGTTGTTTCTATTGGACTATTAACTCCAATTCTTGCTTTAATTGAAGCTTCTGGTCTTATAAACATGGATAATCATGCTGTTGTAGAAATGATGGAAAACCTTCCTAAAATTGCGGTTTTCTTCTTTGCAGCAGTGTTTGCTCCTTTAATTGAAGAAGTAATATTTAGAGGTCCTTTAACAATATTTAAAGAAAAAAAATCATTCAAGTTTGGTTTTTACATCTTTGCTATACTTTTTGGTTTAGTTCACATTACCAATTATACAATAACTACCAACGTGCTTTTATTATTACCTGTTTTGGTGGCGCCCCAAATTATTTTAGGCGGTTACTTAGGATTTATTAGAATTCGATTTGGTTTAGGTTGGAGTATTTTATTGCATGCTTGTTATAATGCTTTCTTTATTTCTCTTAGCTTTGCAGGTCTTTCAACGTAA
- a CDS encoding TIGR02757 family protein, with protein sequence MNQKELKDFLDEKADFYENLDFISSDPIQIPHSFSLKEDIEIAGFLSSIIAWGNRTMIIKNAKRMMDLMGNSPYDFVLHHTEDHLDKFEGFVHRTFNADDFKFFIRSLKNIYQNHNGLEAVLLPAEKADNYQLAIHNFKKIFFEIPHLQRTEKHISDPVKGSAAKRINMFLRWMVRDNKKGVDFGIWKTHQTKNLHCPLDVHTGNIARKLGILTRKQNDWKSIQELDQTLRLFDPNDPVKYDFSLFGLGVFEKF encoded by the coding sequence ATGAATCAAAAAGAACTCAAAGATTTTTTAGACGAAAAAGCTGATTTTTATGAAAATTTAGATTTTATTAGCAGCGATCCAATACAAATTCCGCATTCATTCTCTTTAAAAGAAGATATTGAAATAGCAGGGTTTCTTTCTTCTATCATTGCTTGGGGAAATCGTACTATGATCATTAAAAATGCTAAACGTATGATGGATTTAATGGGGAATTCTCCTTACGACTTTGTTTTACATCATACAGAAGACCATCTTGATAAGTTTGAAGGATTTGTTCATAGAACTTTTAATGCAGATGATTTTAAATTCTTCATTAGATCTTTAAAAAATATTTACCAGAATCATAACGGATTAGAGGCAGTTTTACTTCCGGCTGAAAAAGCGGATAATTATCAATTAGCCATACATAATTTTAAAAAGATTTTTTTTGAAATACCACATTTACAGAGAACCGAAAAGCATATTTCAGATCCTGTAAAAGGTTCAGCAGCAAAACGTATTAACATGTTTTTACGCTGGATGGTTCGAGATAACAAGAAAGGCGTTGATTTTGGTATTTGGAAAACTCATCAAACCAAAAACTTACACTGTCCGCTAGATGTTCATACTGGAAATATTGCTAGAAAACTTGGTATTTTAACTCGCAAACAAAACGACTGGAAATCTATTCAAGAATTAGATCAAACGTTAAGACTTTTTGATCCTAATGATCCTGTCAAATATGATTTTTCACTCTTTGGTTTAGGAGTTTTTGAAAAATTCTAA